In Flavobacterium sp. N3904, one DNA window encodes the following:
- a CDS encoding urocanate hydratase yields the protein MTFQEQIQQGIPSILPQPKPYEANINHAPKRKEILSDDEKKLALRNALRYFDPKHHAELIPEFRNELETYGRIYMYRLRPDYKMYARPISEYPGKCEQAKAIMLMIQNNLDYAVAQHPHELITYGGNGAVFSNWAQYLLTMKYLSEMTDEQTLTMYSGHPMGLFPSHKEAPRVVVTNGMVIPNYSQPDDWEKMNALGVSQYGQMTAGSYMYIGPQGIVHGTTITVLNGFRKIKRSPKGGLFVTSGLGGMSGAQPKAGNIAGCITVCAEVNAKITHIRHSQGWINEVVENIDELVKRVALAKANNETVSIAYLGNVVDVWERFDEENLYIDLGSDQTSLHNPWAGGYYPVGISFEEANEMMANNPILFKEKVQETLRRHTTAINKHTAKGTYFFDYGNAFLLEASRAGADIMAENKIDFRYPSYVQDIMGPMCFDYGFGPFRWVCTSGKPEDLAKTDAIACQVLEEMAKTAPIEIQQQMQDNIQWIKGAQENKLVVGSQARILYADAEGRVKIAEAFNQAIAKGEIETVVLGRDHHDVSGTDSPYRETSNIYDGSRFTADMAIQNVIGDSFRGATWVSIHNGGGVGWGEVINGGFGMVLDGSKEASRRLASMLFWDVNNGISRRSWARNEGAVFAIKRAMEVEPLLKVTLPNLVDDALLE from the coding sequence ATGACTTTTCAAGAACAAATACAACAAGGAATTCCTTCTATATTACCACAGCCAAAACCGTATGAAGCCAACATCAACCACGCGCCGAAACGGAAAGAAATCTTGTCTGACGACGAGAAAAAACTGGCGCTTCGAAATGCTTTGCGTTATTTTGATCCAAAACATCACGCTGAATTGATTCCTGAATTTCGCAACGAACTAGAGACTTATGGTCGTATTTATATGTACCGTTTGCGTCCTGATTATAAAATGTATGCCCGTCCAATCTCGGAATATCCCGGAAAATGCGAGCAAGCCAAAGCCATTATGCTGATGATTCAGAACAATCTGGATTATGCAGTAGCGCAACATCCGCACGAATTGATTACCTATGGAGGGAATGGTGCGGTTTTCTCAAACTGGGCTCAATATTTATTGACAATGAAATACTTATCGGAAATGACCGATGAGCAAACGTTGACGATGTATTCCGGACATCCCATGGGATTGTTTCCTTCCCACAAAGAAGCACCGAGAGTGGTGGTTACCAACGGAATGGTGATTCCGAATTATTCTCAACCTGATGATTGGGAAAAAATGAATGCCCTGGGCGTTTCGCAATACGGGCAAATGACTGCGGGTAGTTATATGTACATAGGCCCACAGGGAATTGTACACGGAACGACAATCACGGTTTTGAATGGTTTTAGAAAAATAAAACGCTCACCAAAAGGCGGCTTATTCGTAACTTCTGGATTGGGTGGAATGAGTGGCGCACAGCCGAAAGCGGGAAATATTGCAGGTTGCATCACAGTTTGTGCGGAGGTAAATGCTAAAATAACACATATTCGACACAGTCAAGGCTGGATAAATGAAGTGGTTGAAAACATTGACGAATTAGTCAAAAGAGTCGCTTTGGCGAAAGCCAATAATGAAACCGTTTCTATCGCCTACCTCGGAAACGTAGTCGATGTTTGGGAACGTTTTGACGAAGAAAACCTTTACATTGATTTGGGTTCCGACCAAACTTCGCTTCACAATCCATGGGCAGGTGGGTATTATCCAGTCGGAATTTCATTTGAAGAAGCCAATGAAATGATGGCGAACAATCCTATTTTATTCAAGGAAAAAGTGCAAGAAACTTTGCGTCGACATACAACGGCTATCAACAAACATACTGCCAAAGGAACCTATTTCTTTGATTACGGAAATGCCTTTTTACTCGAAGCTTCTCGTGCAGGAGCCGATATTATGGCGGAAAATAAAATTGACTTCAGATACCCAAGTTATGTGCAGGACATTATGGGACCTATGTGTTTTGATTATGGTTTCGGACCTTTCCGTTGGGTTTGTACCTCTGGAAAGCCTGAAGATTTAGCCAAAACAGATGCTATTGCCTGTCAAGTTCTGGAAGAAATGGCCAAAACGGCTCCTATTGAAATTCAGCAACAAATGCAGGATAATATTCAGTGGATCAAAGGCGCACAAGAAAATAAATTGGTTGTGGGATCTCAAGCCCGAATCCTATATGCCGATGCCGAAGGTCGTGTAAAAATTGCCGAAGCATTCAATCAGGCGATTGCCAAAGGCGAGATAGAAACAGTAGTTTTGGGGCGTGACCATCATGACGTTTCAGGAACGGATTCTCCTTACCGAGAAACTTCCAATATTTATGATGGCTCTCGTTTTACGGCCGATATGGCAATTCAAAACGTGATTGGGGATAGTTTCCGTGGTGCGACCTGGGTTTCTATACACAATGGTGGTGGCGTAGGCTGGGGCGAAGTCATCAACGGTGGTTTTGGAATGGTGCTGGACGGTTCCAAAGAAGCTTCCCGCCGCTTGGCTTCGATGCTTTTTTGGGATGTCAATAACGGAATCTCAAGACGCAGCTGGGCACGTAACGAAGGAGCTGTTTTTGCTATAAAACGCGCTATGGAAGTTGAGCCTTTGTTAAAAGTAACATTACCCAATTTAGTAGACGATGCATTATTAGAATAG
- a CDS encoding DUF5522 domain-containing protein, with amino-acid sequence MAEQSNENKLIEGEDFYYTPEGYRCFTEKYHLKRGYCCKSGCRHCPYGFDKKTGLLKK; translated from the coding sequence ATGGCAGAACAAAGTAATGAAAATAAATTAATTGAGGGAGAAGATTTTTATTATACACCCGAAGGTTACAGATGTTTTACCGAAAAATACCATTTGAAAAGAGGCTATTGTTGTAAAAGTGGTTGTCGTCATTGTCCTTATGGATTTGATAAGAAAACGGGGCTTTTGAAAAAGTAA
- a CDS encoding 1-aminocyclopropane-1-carboxylate deaminase/D-cysteine desulfhydrase: MNQKITYELPNGISLEIKREDLLHPFISGNKFRKLKYNLLQAKAENKETVLTFGGAYSNHIAAVAYAGKEQGFKTIGVIRGDELGDKIDENPTLKFAQECGMQFEFVTREAYRHKTEPDFIINLQLKFGSFYLVPEGGTNEYAIKGCEEILTEEDIKFDYICCAVGTGGTISGIINSALPHQKVLGFPALKGDFLKDEIRKFAINENWELITDYHFGGYGKVNEELIQFINQFHEQTGIPLDPIYTGKMVFGVIDLIQMNYFPNNTKILLIHTGGLQGIRGMNALLKSKNKTLIEVQQ, translated from the coding sequence TTGAATCAAAAAATAACATACGAATTACCCAATGGAATTTCTCTTGAAATAAAAAGAGAAGATTTGCTTCATCCCTTTATATCGGGGAATAAATTTAGGAAGCTAAAGTATAATTTGCTTCAGGCGAAAGCCGAAAACAAGGAAACAGTATTGACCTTTGGCGGGGCTTATTCCAATCATATTGCGGCGGTTGCTTATGCAGGGAAAGAACAAGGTTTTAAAACCATTGGCGTGATTCGCGGAGATGAGTTGGGCGATAAAATTGACGAAAACCCAACATTGAAGTTTGCCCAAGAATGTGGAATGCAATTCGAATTTGTGACCCGAGAAGCTTATCGGCATAAAACCGAACCGGATTTTATAATTAACCTACAACTCAAATTTGGATCATTTTACCTTGTTCCAGAAGGCGGAACCAATGAGTATGCCATAAAAGGATGCGAAGAAATATTGACTGAGGAAGATATTAAATTTGATTATATATGTTGTGCGGTAGGAACTGGTGGCACCATTTCGGGGATTATTAACAGCGCATTACCGCATCAAAAAGTTTTGGGATTTCCGGCATTAAAAGGAGATTTTTTAAAAGATGAAATTCGTAAATTTGCCATCAACGAAAATTGGGAATTAATCACCGACTATCATTTTGGGGGTTACGGAAAGGTAAATGAAGAACTGATTCAGTTTATAAACCAATTTCATGAACAAACTGGAATTCCCTTAGATCCAATTTATACGGGAAAGATGGTTTTTGGCGTTATAGATTTAATTCAGATGAACTATTTTCCCAATAACACAAAAATTCTGTTGATTCATACGGGAGGATTACAGGGAATTAGAGGAATGAATGCGCTTTTGAAAAGTAAAAACAAAACATTGATTGAGGTTCAACAATAA
- a CDS encoding glucosaminidase domain-containing protein yields the protein MFKKIILFLLIGTIVGCGSSKSTIVTTKKPVGWKYSKPTQNGSSSKVSSQSTTKPISTNEVTYAYIAQYNTVAMANMKTYGIPASIILAQGILESGAGQSDLAMNANNHFGIKCHNDWTGDKVYKDDDSLQECFRKYNQASESYQDHAMVLTSKKRYANLFTLPKGDYKSWAKGLKDAGYATDPRYPEKLISYIETYNLSQYDTKVLGNKIAKEQAKVLLDDNFGADEASLYEIQKGDTFYSVSKKFNLTVEELKQKNNLTENTLSIGQKLIVK from the coding sequence ATGTTTAAAAAAATAATTTTATTTCTTCTAATTGGAACAATCGTCGGATGTGGTTCTTCGAAATCAACCATCGTGACGACAAAGAAACCAGTAGGATGGAAATACTCCAAACCCACTCAAAACGGAAGTAGTAGCAAAGTGTCTTCACAATCTACCACAAAACCAATATCGACAAATGAAGTGACTTATGCCTACATTGCACAATACAACACTGTTGCAATGGCCAATATGAAAACCTACGGAATTCCTGCCAGTATTATTTTGGCACAGGGAATTCTAGAATCAGGTGCTGGACAAAGTGATTTGGCAATGAATGCCAACAACCATTTCGGTATCAAATGTCATAACGACTGGACTGGAGACAAGGTCTACAAAGATGATGATTCCCTTCAGGAATGTTTTCGAAAATACAATCAAGCCTCCGAATCCTACCAAGACCACGCAATGGTATTGACCAGTAAAAAAAGATATGCCAATTTATTTACCTTGCCAAAAGGAGATTACAAATCCTGGGCAAAAGGTTTGAAAGATGCCGGGTATGCGACAGACCCTAGATATCCTGAAAAATTAATAAGTTATATTGAAACCTATAACTTAAGTCAATATGATACTAAAGTTTTAGGGAATAAAATCGCAAAAGAGCAAGCCAAAGTATTGCTTGATGATAATTTTGGTGCCGATGAAGCCAGTTTGTATGAAATTCAAAAAGGAGATACTTTTTATTCCGTTTCCAAAAAATTCAATTTGACCGTAGAAGAATTAAAACAGAAAAATAATCTAACAGAGAATACACTTTCAATTGGACAGAAGCTGATTGTGAAGTAA
- the hemL gene encoding glutamate-1-semialdehyde 2,1-aminomutase, translating to MIYKRSSQLFAEAEKVIPGGVNSPVRAFKAVGGTPIFVKSAKGAYLYDEDGNRLIDYINSWGPMILGHAYEPVVEAVIEKAKLGTSFGMPTELETQIAALAVSMVPNIDKIRFVNSGTEACMSAVRLARGFTKRDKIIKFAGCYHGHSDSFLIQAGSGAVTFGTPNSPGVTAGTAKDTLLAKYNDLDNVKTLIEANKNEIAAIIVEPVAGNMGCIPPVKGFLEGLRELCTANGILLIFDEVMTGFRLARGGVQELFNINADIVCFGKVIGGGLPVGAFAARAEIMNFLAPLGPVYQAGTLSGNPLAMAAGLAMLQALDNDREIFKRLEEKTAYLGAGIERVLKANNVNFTINRIGSMISVHFDANPVIDFQSAAAGDNETFKKFFHGLVVEGVYIAPSAYETWFITDALTYEDLDFTINAIDKVSKTF from the coding sequence ATGATCTATAAAAGAAGTAGTCAGCTTTTTGCTGAAGCAGAAAAAGTAATCCCTGGAGGAGTAAATTCACCAGTAAGAGCTTTCAAAGCCGTGGGTGGAACTCCAATATTTGTAAAAAGTGCCAAAGGAGCGTATTTGTATGATGAAGACGGAAACCGATTAATCGATTATATCAATTCATGGGGGCCAATGATTTTGGGTCATGCCTACGAACCTGTGGTCGAAGCTGTAATCGAAAAAGCCAAATTAGGAACATCTTTCGGGATGCCAACAGAATTGGAAACCCAAATTGCAGCACTTGCCGTTTCGATGGTTCCAAATATTGATAAAATCCGTTTTGTGAATTCCGGGACAGAGGCTTGTATGAGTGCCGTGCGTTTGGCTCGTGGATTTACCAAAAGAGACAAAATTATCAAGTTCGCTGGTTGTTATCACGGTCATTCCGATTCGTTTTTGATTCAGGCAGGTAGTGGAGCGGTTACTTTTGGAACACCAAACAGTCCTGGTGTAACCGCAGGAACGGCTAAAGACACTTTACTTGCCAAATACAATGATTTGGATAATGTGAAGACTTTGATTGAAGCAAACAAAAATGAAATTGCAGCTATAATTGTAGAACCCGTTGCCGGAAACATGGGATGCATTCCACCAGTTAAAGGATTTCTAGAAGGATTACGTGAGTTGTGTACGGCCAACGGAATTTTATTGATTTTTGATGAGGTAATGACAGGCTTTAGATTGGCCAGAGGCGGAGTTCAGGAATTGTTCAACATCAATGCAGACATCGTTTGTTTCGGAAAAGTAATTGGTGGTGGTTTACCTGTTGGAGCTTTTGCAGCACGTGCCGAAATTATGAATTTCTTAGCGCCATTAGGGCCTGTTTATCAAGCAGGAACTTTGTCTGGAAATCCATTGGCTATGGCAGCTGGATTGGCGATGTTGCAGGCATTGGACAATGATCGTGAAATTTTCAAAAGGCTGGAAGAAAAAACGGCATATCTAGGAGCTGGAATCGAAAGGGTTTTGAAAGCCAATAATGTTAATTTTACAATCAACAGAATTGGTTCTATGATTTCGGTTCATTTTGATGCCAATCCAGTGATTGATTTTCAATCTGCTGCTGCAGGTGATAATGAAACTTTCAAGAAATTCTTCCACGGATTGGTTGTCGAAGGGGTCTATATCGCGCCATCGGCGTATGAAACTTGGTTTATCACCGATGCACTAACCTATGAAGACTTAGATTTTACTATTAATGCAATAGATAAAGTTTCTAAAACGTTCTAA